In Chitinophaga oryzae, the sequence TAACATGCTGCTCTTTGTCTACCCACACCTTCTTGCCACGTACCCGTTTTTTCTTTTTAAAATCCTTCCGGTGAAAGTATTGTTCTGTGTTGATTTTATCCAGGATACCCTGAAAAAATAATGCCTGTTTTCCACGGGCCACATCATCCCTTAATACAAAGAAACGTACGTACCCTTTTTGTACAGGCGGGTCCAGCGGAACATATATAGGCTTGCGGCTTTGACTCCACAGCTCCTTTTCATATTCGTCCAGCTGCAGCAGCTGTTTATCCCTTGCTGTTATAACTGCACGGCGCTTTTGTCTTGCGGTTCTGAGCCGTGCGGTATCGATATAATATTGTAGTTCGTCAGAAAATAACTTGTCCATAACAAATGGTCTGTTTGTTTTTCAATAGTGTTTACCGATCGGTAAACACGGTGTACCATTGGATTGTATACAGACAAGTGATTCTTTTTCATGACGAATAATATTTTAAATGAGATGAATAATGTTTGTTTATACGGTTTCTTCCAGCAGGGTCCTTCTGAAGCCGATCACGTTTTTCGGCGCTTCAAAGGATGGCTCATGCTGGTTGGCTATTTCAGCAACACTCATGGGTTTGCTGATCACGGTGTCGAAGCCCAAATGTTTGGACAGGCGCTGCGCTTTCGCCGGCGAAAGCTTTTTGAACTCATACTTGGAGATCAGTCTTCCTTTGCGCAGCAGCGCACTGTCAATAGCAGACAGATCGCTGTTGAAAGAGCACACCAGCTGTATATTCAGGCAGTCTGCCAGCAGTCCGTCGGACAGGTTGAGCAGATTGGATACCGATGAATTGCCGCTGAACTTCCTGTCCATGATCACGTTTTCTGCATCTTCGATAATTACCACGCAGTTGGGGTTATCTATCAGCAGTTCCATGAATTCGGGATTCATGATATTGTGTGCCAGGTCGGGCGATACAAACAGGATGCGCTTTTTAATTTTACCGATGAGATAACGCAGGTAGGTTGTCTTACCGGTTCCAGGAATACCGTGCAGCAGCACGATGCCCTTGTCTTTATCCTTACGCAGCCGTTGCTGTATCACCTTGTCCACCTCACGGAAATCATCTTCATAAAACAGCCCGATGTCCAGCTTCGTGCGTTTGATCTCCATGCTCTTCAGCTCCAGCCCTTTACGCCCGCTCACGATCAGGTTGATCTCATGCGGTTCGCGGCGTTGTTTTTCCTTATAGCGTGTAGCCGTTTCAGTTACTTTTGAGACAAAAGCGGTATCCGCACCATCGTGCAGTATTTCCACCCAGGAATGCCAGAAGGCCACTACGCTGTTGTTGCTGAGCACCATCACCGTTTGGGCATGCTTATACTTTTTCTTTTTAGTATCGTAGTCGGTGTAGCGGTAGGTATGCAGTATCATTTTTTCAAAAGTCTTTACAAACGCCGCCGCTGCTTTTTCTCCGTCTATATCGTAGATATTATTGATGTTGGGTATACTGTTAAAATGAAACGTATACACCCCTTTGGGTGCAAAGTATTCTCCATCGGTGATATCTATCTGGTTATTGACCATTGTTTTCATTTACAAATTGCACGTTAAAATTAATCTTCCC encodes:
- a CDS encoding AAA family ATPase, which codes for MKTMVNNQIDITDGEYFAPKGVYTFHFNSIPNINNIYDIDGEKAAAAFVKTFEKMILHTYRYTDYDTKKKKYKHAQTVMVLSNNSVVAFWHSWVEILHDGADTAFVSKVTETATRYKEKQRREPHEINLIVSGRKGLELKSMEIKRTKLDIGLFYEDDFREVDKVIQQRLRKDKDKGIVLLHGIPGTGKTTYLRYLIGKIKKRILFVSPDLAHNIMNPEFMELLIDNPNCVVIIEDAENVIMDRKFSGNSSVSNLLNLSDGLLADCLNIQLVCSFNSDLSAIDSALLRKGRLISKYEFKKLSPAKAQRLSKHLGFDTVISKPMSVAEIANQHEPSFEAPKNVIGFRRTLLEETV